A portion of the Eubacterium maltosivorans genome contains these proteins:
- a CDS encoding DUF6110 family protein, whose translation MKNVLENDKLTFFIGGIAAATLGVKALKSKCAHKFFVSALASGMKLQDDAKVMYENIKEDAVDLCYEAKLESKKAESAGE comes from the coding sequence ATGAAGAATGTTTTAGAAAATGATAAGTTGACTTTTTTTATTGGCGGTATTGCGGCGGCCACTCTTGGTGTAAAAGCTTTAAAGAGTAAATGCGCCCATAAATTCTTTGTAAGTGCTTTAGCCTCTGGTATGAAATTGCAGGATGATGCTAAAGTAATGTATGAAAATATCAAGGAAGATGCTGTTGATCTCTGTTATGAAGCAAAACTCGAGTCAAAAAAAGCTGAATCTGCTGGAGAATAA
- a CDS encoding HAD family hydrolase, producing MIEAVIFDMDGVIIDSEPDYKQIEMDMYDEMGLAMSEEDAVKSMGRVTVDWWRELKERFGFEESAEELAEYENKLYLDFLFSDEKQKTMMEGVDTFLKTLKDKGYRIAIASSSTVPAINRVLELFNLEEAFDVRVSGDHVAVGKPAPDIFLRAAELLNVDPEKCMVIEDSGSGILAAKRAGMQCTAYLSGPEGQIDYRLADYQISDFGRFFETVTVMN from the coding sequence ATGATCGAGGCAGTCATTTTTGATATGGACGGAGTCATTATTGATTCTGAACCAGACTATAAACAAATTGAGATGGATATGTATGATGAAATGGGCCTGGCGATGTCTGAAGAGGACGCAGTGAAAAGTATGGGCAGAGTGACAGTTGACTGGTGGCGAGAGCTGAAAGAACGATTTGGTTTTGAAGAGAGTGCTGAAGAGCTTGCAGAATATGAAAACAAGCTGTATCTCGACTTTTTATTCAGTGATGAAAAGCAGAAAACTATGATGGAAGGTGTGGATACTTTCCTGAAAACCTTAAAGGACAAAGGCTACCGCATCGCAATTGCCTCTTCCTCAACTGTTCCTGCGATTAATCGTGTGCTGGAATTATTTAATTTAGAGGAAGCGTTCGATGTAAGAGTTTCAGGTGATCATGTCGCTGTAGGGAAACCAGCCCCAGATATTTTTTTGAGAGCTGCAGAGTTATTGAATGTAGATCCTGAAAAATGCATGGTCATTGAGGATTCTGGAAGCGGAATTCTGGCCGCTAAGCGTGCTGGAATGCAGTGCACGGCGTATCTTAGCGGGCCGGAAGGTCAGATTGATTATCGCCTTGCAGACTATCAAATCTCAGATTTTGGCCGTTTCTTTGAAACCGTAACGGTTATGAATTAA
- a CDS encoding flavodoxin: MDKIAVIYWSGTGNTELMANRIADGIEKGGKSSETFFVTDFSKDKIADYDHIVFGCPSMGAEVLEEGDFDPFFTDIEANLKDKKVALFGSYGWGDGEWMRDWEDRVREAGAVLYDEGLIIQETPDSDGEEECVDFGKGFAQF; the protein is encoded by the coding sequence ATGGATAAAATTGCAGTTATTTATTGGAGCGGCACAGGAAATACAGAATTAATGGCCAATCGTATTGCGGACGGTATTGAAAAAGGTGGGAAAAGTTCAGAGACTTTTTTTGTAACGGATTTTAGCAAAGACAAAATCGCGGATTATGATCATATTGTTTTCGGATGTCCGTCGATGGGGGCAGAAGTGCTTGAAGAAGGCGATTTTGATCCGTTCTTTACGGATATTGAAGCCAACTTAAAAGATAAAAAAGTGGCTTTGTTTGGCTCTTACGGCTGGGGCGACGGTGAATGGATGAGAGACTGGGAGGATCGTGTTCGTGAAGCTGGGGCAGTGCTTTATGACGAAGGGCTGATTATTCAGGAAACACCAGATAGTGATGGTGAGGAAGAGTGCGTTGACTTTGGAAAAGGATTTGCGCAGTTTTAG
- a CDS encoding YbaN family protein, with the protein MKTLYLIIGFLFFGLGAIGVILPVLPTTPFLLVASYCFARGSKRFNDWFLSTKIYQKHLDSFVKERAMTLKTKISLLSFASAMLILAFCLVDVIYARILIIAVMIFKYYYFICRIKTIQEVQND; encoded by the coding sequence ATGAAAACACTTTATCTTATTATTGGTTTTTTATTCTTCGGGCTTGGAGCCATCGGTGTTATCTTGCCGGTGCTCCCAACCACCCCTTTCCTTCTTGTCGCAAGCTATTGCTTCGCGCGGGGCAGCAAGCGGTTTAATGACTGGTTTTTGAGTACCAAAATTTATCAAAAACATCTGGACAGCTTCGTTAAGGAACGAGCCATGACACTGAAAACTAAGATTTCTCTTCTGTCCTTTGCCTCAGCTATGCTGATCCTGGCGTTCTGTCTGGTCGATGTCATTTATGCGCGTATCCTCATCATTGCGGTAATGATTTTTAAATACTACTACTTCATCTGTAGGATTAAAACCATTCAGGAGGTACAGAATGATTGA
- the lon gene encoding endopeptidase La translates to MNLEMKHTAIIPITETVIYPGVASRIFVNEVIGQNIKKLIVRNDTLAVGVTTKDYHAYDLLTGDSFYSVGVLLNFDNIQRADNGYIIDINTLGRVRVSNIVNDGEGLVGDYYELEDIHDLDETEQAEMIDYIKGIMGDIGRNFKGADYFVKLLEGFHSIEEVIGYTVPMMGIPISSKQELLEIDSEKERALKFIDYVIREKDSVHLQLEISKKYSKQKDKAYREAMLREQLKNIRAELGEMDSEEEEEADYRKRIEESDMPEKVRKVAMKELKKLEAAAQGSAEVNVIQNYLDLLLELPWHSEIKEIDIDKARNVLDSHHYGIDDVKKRIIEHLAVMKLKEDKQGSILLLAGPPGTGKTSLGKSIAEALDREYVRVSLGGVRDESEIRGHRRTYVGALPGRIIKGINDAGTMNPVFILDEIDKLGISNQGDPSAALLEVLDPEQNNTFADHYLEVPYDLSDVFFIATANDLSTIPAPLLDRAEIIELSSYTNREKLHIAKDHLIPKVLDDHGLSASQLTISDEALLQIIEDYTAEAGVRGLTKQLAKIARVATERIVSGKCEELAVTKDNLREILGNKTRRHEKAGENNKPGVVTGMAWTAVGGEILFTEATIMPGNGKLTLTGQLGDVMKESATIAMSLIRSRLGGESNGFNYFSYDTHIHVPSGATPKDGPSAGVTLTTALASLVLGKPVDSKLSMTGEITLSGQVLPVGGIKEKVIAAHRSGIEKVLLPKENQKDIEDIPEEVRNELTFVFVDTIEDVLKEALGVDLPECDLKFDVLLNKPEDKDHTPSMIL, encoded by the coding sequence ATGAATTTAGAAATGAAGCATACAGCAATCATTCCAATTACCGAAACGGTTATCTATCCTGGTGTAGCAAGCCGTATTTTTGTAAATGAAGTGATTGGCCAAAATATAAAAAAACTGATCGTTCGCAATGACACCCTGGCTGTTGGTGTTACGACAAAAGATTATCATGCGTACGACCTCCTGACGGGAGATTCTTTTTACTCTGTTGGAGTACTGCTGAATTTTGATAATATTCAGCGGGCAGACAATGGTTATATTATTGATATTAATACATTAGGAAGAGTGCGCGTCAGCAATATTGTCAATGATGGTGAAGGACTTGTGGGCGATTATTATGAACTCGAGGATATTCATGATTTGGATGAAACCGAGCAGGCAGAAATGATTGACTATATCAAGGGTATCATGGGAGATATTGGACGTAACTTCAAAGGAGCGGATTATTTTGTCAAGCTTCTCGAAGGGTTCCATTCGATTGAAGAAGTGATCGGCTATACCGTCCCCATGATGGGCATTCCGATTTCCAGCAAGCAGGAACTTTTGGAAATCGACTCAGAAAAAGAACGGGCACTTAAATTTATCGACTATGTGATCCGCGAAAAAGACTCGGTACATTTGCAGTTGGAGATTAGCAAGAAATATTCCAAGCAAAAGGATAAAGCTTACCGTGAAGCCATGCTCAGAGAGCAATTGAAAAATATTCGTGCAGAGTTAGGTGAAATGGACTCTGAAGAGGAGGAAGAAGCAGATTACAGAAAACGTATCGAAGAATCCGATATGCCTGAAAAAGTCCGAAAGGTAGCAATGAAAGAGCTTAAAAAGCTAGAGGCTGCGGCTCAGGGAAGCGCTGAAGTTAACGTAATTCAGAATTACCTCGATTTGTTGCTAGAACTGCCGTGGCACAGTGAAATTAAGGAAATTGATATCGATAAGGCCAGAAACGTCCTTGATTCGCACCATTATGGTATTGATGATGTAAAAAAACGTATCATTGAGCATTTAGCTGTTATGAAGCTGAAGGAAGATAAACAGGGCTCCATTCTGCTGCTTGCCGGACCTCCGGGAACTGGTAAAACAAGTCTTGGAAAGAGTATTGCCGAAGCGCTGGATCGTGAATACGTGCGTGTCAGTCTTGGCGGCGTCCGGGATGAATCTGAAATCCGCGGGCATCGCCGGACTTATGTTGGCGCTTTGCCAGGCCGTATTATCAAGGGAATCAATGATGCTGGAACCATGAACCCAGTTTTCATTCTGGATGAAATTGACAAGCTGGGTATTTCAAATCAAGGTGACCCATCGGCGGCACTTTTGGAAGTTTTAGACCCTGAACAGAACAACACGTTTGCAGATCATTATCTGGAAGTACCGTATGATTTATCCGACGTTTTCTTTATCGCGACTGCCAATGATTTAAGCACCATTCCAGCACCGCTTTTAGACAGGGCGGAAATCATTGAGCTTTCCAGCTATACAAACCGTGAAAAACTGCATATTGCCAAGGATCATCTGATTCCGAAGGTATTAGACGACCATGGTCTTAGTGCAAGTCAGCTGACCATCAGCGACGAAGCGCTGCTTCAGATCATTGAAGACTATACCGCAGAAGCGGGTGTTCGAGGACTGACCAAGCAATTGGCGAAGATTGCCCGTGTGGCAACGGAACGCATTGTTTCCGGAAAGTGCGAAGAGCTGGCAGTTACAAAAGACAATCTAAGAGAAATTCTTGGCAACAAGACCCGACGCCATGAAAAAGCGGGCGAAAATAATAAACCCGGCGTTGTAACCGGTATGGCGTGGACCGCTGTCGGAGGGGAAATCCTTTTTACAGAGGCCACTATTATGCCGGGAAACGGAAAGCTGACCTTAACCGGCCAGTTGGGCGATGTTATGAAGGAAAGCGCAACCATTGCCATGAGCTTGATTCGTTCCCGCCTCGGTGGTGAAAGCAATGGGTTTAACTATTTCTCCTACGATACGCATATCCATGTACCTTCCGGAGCAACACCAAAGGATGGTCCAAGTGCAGGTGTAACGCTAACGACTGCTCTGGCCTCCTTAGTTCTCGGTAAACCGGTAGATAGCAAGCTGTCTATGACTGGTGAGATTACCCTGAGTGGTCAGGTGCTGCCGGTTGGTGGAATCAAGGAGAAGGTTATTGCGGCTCATCGCAGTGGTATTGAAAAGGTACTGCTGCCAAAAGAAAATCAAAAAGACATTGAAGATATTCCAGAAGAAGTGCGCAACGAATTAACCTTTGTTTTTGTCGACACCATTGAAGATGTGCTGAAAGAAGCGCTTGGTGTTGATTTACCAGAATGTGATCTGAAATTTGATGTTTTATTAAATAAACCGGAAGATAAGGATCATACCCCTTCAATGATTTTATAA
- a CDS encoding FeoA family protein: MKTLKATPCGQTVKVVKIENKGPIKRRIMDMGITKGVDIFVRKVAPLGDPIEVTVRGYELSLRKADAESIIVE; encoded by the coding sequence ATGAAAACTTTAAAAGCCACTCCATGTGGTCAAACAGTAAAAGTTGTAAAAATTGAAAACAAAGGGCCAATCAAACGTCGTATTATGGATATGGGAATTACCAAAGGTGTCGATATATTTGTCCGAAAGGTTGCTCCTTTAGGCGACCCGATAGAAGTAACAGTACGAGGTTATGAGCTATCACTTAGAAAAGCTGACGCCGAAAGTATTATTGTAGAGTAA
- a CDS encoding 1-propanol dehydrogenase PduQ, which translates to MEVFELNTKVISGVDCLEYFNQYKNKGIFIVCDKFLAENQSITKILKEIDDSNKVELFTDVVPDPPLEEVAAGMKRLMAGNCDVIVAFGGGSAIDAAKAILFFTAKQTGKVFEFIAIPTTSGTGSDATAATVITDLQAKVKHLFADPMMLPAVALLNPDFTRSVPKPIVANTGIDVLTHALEAYVAQGRDNFSDCFAEKSVQIITQSLLITYNDPDNTYHREQMQVASTMAGMAFNKAGLGINHGIAHNLGGMFHIPHGLANAILLPHVVTFNSRDDGCLNRYAQLAKVTGISPFTDTSRNAVDKLIAYIRDIMKKMEMPTSLIAWGMDRNEFEAGKRQLAENALVDTCTQTTPLMPTAEEVLEILNNISK; encoded by the coding sequence ATGGAAGTTTTTGAATTAAATACAAAGGTCATCAGCGGCGTTGACTGTCTTGAATATTTTAATCAATATAAGAATAAGGGAATCTTCATTGTCTGTGACAAATTTCTTGCCGAAAACCAGTCGATAACTAAAATTTTAAAAGAGATCGACGATTCGAATAAAGTGGAGCTGTTTACCGATGTGGTACCAGATCCACCGCTCGAAGAGGTGGCGGCAGGGATGAAACGGCTTATGGCAGGCAACTGTGATGTGATTGTCGCCTTTGGCGGAGGATCAGCCATCGACGCGGCTAAAGCGATTCTTTTCTTTACTGCCAAGCAAACAGGTAAGGTTTTTGAATTTATTGCGATTCCAACCACAAGTGGTACCGGTTCAGATGCAACCGCTGCCACGGTTATCACTGATTTACAGGCAAAGGTCAAGCATCTCTTTGCAGATCCAATGATGCTGCCGGCTGTGGCGCTTTTAAACCCGGATTTCACAAGAAGTGTTCCTAAGCCAATTGTGGCCAATACCGGTATTGATGTATTAACGCACGCTCTGGAAGCTTATGTAGCCCAGGGAAGAGATAATTTTTCAGACTGCTTTGCTGAAAAGTCTGTTCAAATTATCACCCAGTCTCTTCTAATCACATATAATGATCCAGATAATACTTACCATCGTGAACAGATGCAGGTAGCGTCTACTATGGCGGGGATGGCTTTTAATAAAGCTGGCCTTGGCATTAACCATGGTATTGCACATAACCTGGGCGGTATGTTTCATATCCCACACGGGCTTGCCAACGCAATCTTGCTGCCACATGTTGTTACCTTTAACAGCCGTGATGATGGATGCCTGAATCGTTACGCACAGCTCGCTAAGGTAACAGGGATTTCACCTTTTACAGATACATCCAGAAATGCTGTAGATAAGCTTATTGCCTATATCCGGGATATTATGAAAAAAATGGAAATGCCAACCTCTTTGATTGCGTGGGGAATGGACAGAAATGAATTCGAGGCTGGAAAACGTCAGCTTGCAGAGAATGCTCTGGTCGATACCTGTACCCAAACAACGCCTTTAATGCCAACTGCGGAGGAAGTACTGGAAATTCTTAATAACATATCTAAGTAA
- a CDS encoding heavy metal translocating P-type ATPase, protein MKYTIVHDMPGRIRLRCGRNAFSLDEGYSITSVLMAQTIVTDAKASSINGSLLIFYVDDSRSLLLDFIDTLVPAELPVIPPAERDTTSEVDADFQYALAFRIVRRLLFRGLLPSPVRHVITLFRAVPYVVRGIKSLLNFRINVDVLDASSIGVSLAQGDYRTASSIMFLLSLSDLLEDYTRKKTKLALAGSLSVNVDTVWKQDSYGNFISTPISQLEEDDTIIVRTSGTIPVDGTICEGEAYINEACMTGESQSVLKKAEDSVYAGTVVEDGSIVIKVRAIGNGTRMNKIIELIDQSENLKADVQSHAENLADSIVPFSFLASGLAFLLTRNATKAASVLLVDYSCAIKLATPISVISAMREAANHKIVVKGGKFLESYALADTIVFDKTGTLTVASPSVSEVIPFPPYNRTEVLKTSACLEEHFPHSVAHAIVHKAEQENLKHREEHAEVEYVVAHGIRSKLHGKKALIGSYHFIVEDEWIPVTPEQKSIIEEKGHGKSAIFLALGDTLAGMICIDDPLRPEAAETIQALRESGIKKIIMLTGDSDEAARDVSAQLGITEYQAQILPEDKASVIERLKEESHQVIMVGDGINDSPALAAANVSVSMKDSSDIAREVADITLLSTDLRALVTLRHLSLSLMERIQKNFHVIIGFNSLLLAGGLIGFIPPAASAFLHNFSTMFISAASMRPCLKPPV, encoded by the coding sequence ATGAAATACACCATCGTTCACGATATGCCTGGACGCATTCGTCTGCGTTGCGGGCGTAATGCTTTTTCTCTTGATGAAGGCTACAGTATAACTTCTGTTTTGATGGCACAAACCATAGTTACCGACGCAAAGGCTTCCAGTATCAACGGAAGCCTTTTAATTTTTTATGTCGATGACTCCCGTTCTTTACTTTTAGACTTCATTGATACTTTAGTGCCTGCAGAACTTCCCGTCATACCGCCAGCCGAGAGAGACACCACTTCTGAAGTTGACGCAGACTTTCAATATGCGCTTGCGTTTAGAATTGTCCGCCGATTACTTTTCCGGGGGCTTCTTCCCTCTCCTGTCCGTCATGTAATCACTTTATTCCGCGCTGTCCCCTATGTTGTGCGCGGAATAAAGAGCTTGCTTAATTTCCGTATTAATGTCGATGTTTTAGATGCATCCTCCATTGGCGTTTCTTTAGCACAGGGAGATTATAGAACCGCAAGCTCCATTATGTTTCTCCTGTCGCTTTCAGATTTACTGGAAGACTACACAAGGAAAAAAACAAAGCTTGCCCTGGCAGGAAGCTTGTCTGTCAATGTTGACACCGTATGGAAACAGGATAGTTATGGCAACTTTATAAGCACACCCATCAGCCAGCTTGAAGAGGATGATACTATTATTGTCCGTACCAGCGGCACAATCCCAGTAGATGGTACTATCTGTGAGGGTGAAGCCTACATTAACGAAGCCTGTATGACGGGCGAATCTCAGTCCGTTTTAAAAAAAGCGGAGGATTCAGTCTATGCAGGAACCGTCGTTGAAGACGGCAGCATTGTTATAAAGGTACGTGCTATTGGAAACGGGACTCGTATGAACAAAATCATCGAGCTTATTGACCAATCTGAAAACCTGAAAGCGGATGTACAGAGCCATGCCGAAAATTTAGCGGACTCCATTGTTCCCTTCAGCTTTCTGGCATCTGGTCTGGCGTTTTTACTCACCAGAAACGCGACAAAAGCGGCCTCTGTCCTGCTGGTTGACTACTCCTGCGCCATCAAACTTGCAACACCGATCTCCGTCATCTCAGCTATGCGTGAAGCCGCAAACCATAAAATCGTGGTAAAGGGTGGGAAATTTCTCGAATCTTATGCTCTGGCAGATACCATTGTTTTTGATAAAACCGGAACGCTCACCGTTGCCTCTCCAAGTGTCAGTGAGGTTATTCCGTTTCCACCGTATAATAGGACAGAGGTTCTGAAAACCTCGGCCTGTCTTGAAGAGCATTTCCCTCACAGTGTTGCTCACGCCATTGTTCACAAAGCAGAACAGGAAAATCTAAAGCACCGTGAAGAGCATGCCGAAGTAGAATATGTCGTTGCACATGGGATTCGTTCAAAGCTTCACGGCAAAAAGGCGCTTATTGGCAGCTACCATTTCATTGTAGAGGATGAATGGATTCCCGTAACGCCAGAACAAAAATCCATCATCGAAGAAAAAGGTCATGGCAAATCGGCGATTTTCTTAGCTTTGGGTGACACATTGGCCGGAATGATCTGTATTGATGACCCTCTCCGTCCAGAAGCTGCTGAAACCATACAGGCACTCCGCGAATCTGGCATAAAGAAAATTATCATGCTTACTGGCGATAGTGATGAAGCCGCGAGAGACGTCTCAGCCCAGCTTGGCATTACGGAATACCAGGCGCAAATTTTACCAGAAGACAAGGCATCAGTCATCGAGCGTCTGAAGGAAGAGAGCCACCAGGTTATCATGGTGGGTGACGGCATTAATGATTCACCGGCTTTAGCCGCTGCAAATGTCTCTGTTTCCATGAAAGATTCCTCTGATATTGCCCGTGAGGTTGCTGATATTACGCTACTCAGCACAGACCTCAGAGCACTTGTTACTTTGCGGCACCTCAGCCTGTCTTTAATGGAACGCATCCAAAAAAATTTCCATGTCATCATTGGATTTAACAGCCTGCTGCTGGCAGGCGGGCTCATTGGGTTTATTCCTCCTGCTGCCTCTGCCTTTTTACACAATTTTTCTACAATGTTTATCAGCGCGGCCAGTATGCGGCCCTGCTTAAAGCCACCTGTATGA
- a CDS encoding L-2-amino-thiazoline-4-carboxylic acid hydrolase, whose translation MRAAINKQELLEKCRLLLLEMLGTERGGKAYRSFELSYDALLTKESSEETKGELPQMREIVLRTIALYQALLKIKISWQQTEEILKALMKGYAVLMSRELERLSSTPFFFANYRKKVAEGYSDYFSEKEWDIELIENTRSKLCFDIKACLFFDVLKANDCVILAPLFCEFEKTVFEGMEDKVGFSRPYYKGKGDDYCELSFYKV comes from the coding sequence ATGAGAGCGGCAATCAATAAACAGGAATTACTTGAAAAATGCAGATTATTGCTTTTGGAAATGCTCGGAACTGAAAGAGGAGGTAAAGCCTACAGGTCTTTTGAGCTTAGCTACGATGCTTTGCTGACAAAAGAATCGTCTGAAGAGACAAAGGGCGAGCTGCCGCAGATGCGGGAGATTGTGCTGCGCACAATAGCGTTATATCAGGCATTGCTTAAGATAAAAATTTCATGGCAGCAAACCGAGGAAATATTAAAAGCGCTTATGAAAGGGTATGCTGTTTTAATGTCTAGAGAGCTGGAGAGGCTGTCGTCAACGCCGTTCTTTTTTGCGAACTATCGAAAAAAGGTAGCGGAAGGTTATAGCGATTATTTTTCTGAAAAAGAATGGGATATTGAATTGATTGAAAATACACGCAGCAAGTTGTGCTTTGATATTAAAGCCTGTCTATTTTTTGATGTTTTAAAAGCAAATGATTGCGTCATTTTAGCTCCTTTATTTTGTGAATTTGAAAAAACTGTTTTTGAAGGTATGGAAGATAAAGTTGGATTTAGTCGTCCTTATTATAAAGGGAAGGGAGATGATTATTGTGAGCTAAGCTTTTATAAAGTCTAA
- a CDS encoding TetR/AcrR family transcriptional regulator: protein MAEKLTTKGKKTRENIMNTAKKLFYERGYTNTGIQDIAEEAGVKLGTMTYYFKKKTDLVGEIYNTYFMGLYNSISETLGQEATLFTKYCFTLICFFDDILKDSKNARFYYEILEKDASRKERLYLIKTFNRSCLDFFNKSYEKDDLDAYAITNYGAQKEIYMDYYDRELPFDAHKVVEYLVRNTFRILAIDKETLDNTIEQAFDFSESGQLSEIRFLI from the coding sequence ATGGCCGAAAAATTAACAACTAAAGGGAAAAAGACCCGAGAAAATATAATGAATACTGCAAAAAAGCTGTTTTATGAACGCGGTTATACCAATACAGGAATCCAGGATATTGCAGAAGAGGCAGGCGTGAAGCTTGGTACGATGACCTACTATTTCAAAAAAAAGACGGATTTAGTGGGTGAGATTTACAATACATATTTCATGGGGCTTTACAATTCTATCAGCGAGACATTGGGACAGGAGGCAACGCTGTTTACAAAATACTGTTTTACGCTGATTTGTTTTTTCGATGATATTCTTAAAGATTCAAAAAATGCTCGGTTTTATTATGAAATATTGGAAAAAGATGCCAGCCGTAAAGAGCGTCTATACTTAATTAAAACATTCAATCGCTCATGTCTTGATTTTTTCAATAAATCATATGAGAAAGATGATCTGGATGCATATGCCATTACGAATTATGGCGCGCAAAAGGAAATATATATGGATTATTACGATAGAGAGCTGCCCTTTGATGCACACAAAGTTGTGGAGTATCTGGTACGCAATACATTCCGGATTTTGGCCATCGACAAAGAAACGCTCGATAATACTATTGAGCAGGCTTTTGATTTTTCTGAAAGCGGACAGCTGTCAGAAATTCGATTTCTGATTTAA
- a CDS encoding FeoA family protein, with the protein MPLSMARMGEPVRIMKINGKDETKRFLNSLGFVIGDNVTVVSQLGGNMIINVKDTRVAIDKSMANRIMINE; encoded by the coding sequence ATGCCGTTAAGTATGGCCCGTATGGGAGAACCAGTAAGAATAATGAAAATTAATGGTAAAGATGAAACAAAACGTTTTTTAAATAGTTTGGGATTTGTTATTGGTGATAATGTCACTGTCGTTTCTCAACTAGGCGGCAACATGATCATCAATGTTAAAGATACACGAGTTGCAATTGATAAATCAATGGCAAATCGAATAATGATCAACGAATAA
- a CDS encoding DUF3793 family protein yields the protein MLNDFDKLLGFHCAPTLMGIKEANLICCAKKQFADISDLLSEYNAFLNHKGLYLEPLWETERRVLVLVYQKKKLTESLKEPKVINFLEKYGYQENMTFNELLDNLKKNVSATGDFPHEIGVFLGYPIEDVEGFILNKGKNCQVCGCWKVYSDVENKLKLFEKYTKCRDVVCSYINRGASIRQLMQAG from the coding sequence ATGCTGAATGATTTTGATAAATTACTGGGTTTTCATTGTGCCCCAACCCTGATGGGAATAAAAGAAGCGAATCTCATCTGCTGCGCAAAGAAGCAGTTTGCAGATATTTCAGATTTGTTATCTGAGTATAATGCCTTTTTGAATCATAAAGGTTTATACCTTGAACCGTTATGGGAAACAGAACGTCGCGTATTGGTTCTGGTTTATCAAAAAAAGAAGCTTACAGAGAGTCTTAAAGAACCAAAAGTAATAAACTTTTTAGAAAAATATGGTTATCAAGAAAATATGACTTTTAATGAACTGCTGGATAACCTTAAAAAAAATGTAAGTGCAACAGGAGATTTTCCACACGAAATTGGTGTTTTTCTGGGATATCCCATAGAAGATGTTGAAGGGTTTATCCTCAATAAGGGAAAAAACTGCCAGGTGTGTGGTTGTTGGAAGGTATATTCGGACGTTGAAAATAAATTGAAATTATTTGAAAAATATACAAAATGCCGAGATGTAGTTTGCAGCTATATTAATCGGGGAGCCTCAATCAGACAATTAATGCAAGCTGGTTGA
- a CDS encoding MarR family winged helix-turn-helix transcriptional regulator, with protein MTCKRHELYQAYMKLLELGSQCSETISHECQAKALTRKQVYYLRIIDENNDMTFSKLADFTSNSKPTITEVINKFISWDCVYKEKSDKDKRVCYIHLTPKGKRIARAEELTQLRLIERIEACLDESEINTLITLLNKLN; from the coding sequence ATGACATGTAAAAGACATGAGCTCTATCAGGCTTACATGAAGCTTTTAGAACTAGGAAGCCAGTGTAGCGAGACCATCAGCCACGAATGCCAAGCCAAAGCATTGACTCGTAAGCAGGTTTATTATTTACGGATCATTGATGAAAATAATGATATGACCTTTAGCAAGCTGGCTGATTTTACATCAAATTCTAAGCCAACCATAACGGAAGTGATCAATAAGTTTATTTCCTGGGATTGTGTTTACAAAGAAAAATCGGATAAAGATAAGAGGGTGTGCTATATCCACCTGACACCCAAAGGGAAACGCATTGCTCGGGCAGAGGAATTGACACAGCTTCGACTGATCGAACGCATTGAAGCCTGTCTGGATGAGTCGGAAATTAATACACTTATTACCCTGTTAAATAAACTAAATTAA